A genomic region of Coriobacteriaceae bacterium contains the following coding sequences:
- a CDS encoding DUF512 domain-containing protein, whose protein sequence is MSDASRMTCPYGSSRTPAQPQPCRARVAYVEEGSPADRVGVEAGMVITEVEGSNLRDLIEWRWQADGFDVEVTFDDGQTALLERELGEDWGITFDDCIFDGVMTCRNACSFCFMGMLPKGMRKTLYLRDDDYRLSFLQGNFVTLTNIDDDELERIIECHLSPLHVSLHAVSPDVRETLMGKNAARGMEVLEALLDAGLEVHVQVVVVPGVNDGAELMRTLAWIERHPGVLSAGFVPLGYTKHQRRFSSSFSDDPDAAAAVIELIREFQEDSGVERRNPRLQIADEFYIDAGYDFPPAFMYAGYPQFQDGIGMMRSFIDEWDENAEHIAQLAKLLDEARPAYIVCGTAFGRVLQGLIDASPLVGKLEILPVENEFFGGNVDVTCLITGSDLIPALRAAHPEGIVLVAREMFNQDFTLLDDVTLAEVEAASDATVRLCTYTPVDIIDALMR, encoded by the coding sequence ATGTCTGACGCCTCTCGCATGACATGCCCTTACGGCTCCTCCCGGACGCCGGCACAACCTCAGCCCTGTCGTGCCCGTGTCGCGTATGTCGAGGAGGGGTCGCCGGCCGATCGCGTTGGCGTTGAGGCGGGCATGGTCATCACGGAGGTCGAGGGGAGCAATCTACGCGACCTCATCGAGTGGCGTTGGCAGGCCGATGGCTTCGATGTCGAGGTGACGTTTGATGACGGACAGACTGCGCTGCTCGAGCGCGAGTTGGGGGAGGACTGGGGCATCACCTTCGATGACTGCATCTTCGATGGTGTCATGACCTGCCGCAATGCCTGTAGTTTCTGCTTCATGGGCATGCTTCCCAAGGGCATGCGCAAGACGCTGTACCTGCGAGATGACGATTATCGTCTCTCGTTTTTGCAGGGAAACTTCGTGACCCTTACCAACATCGATGATGACGAACTCGAACGCATTATCGAGTGTCACCTCTCGCCGTTGCATGTGTCACTGCATGCGGTGAGCCCAGACGTGCGTGAGACGCTCATGGGCAAGAACGCCGCGCGCGGCATGGAAGTGCTCGAGGCTTTGCTCGATGCCGGTCTCGAGGTGCACGTGCAGGTCGTCGTCGTTCCCGGCGTGAACGATGGGGCGGAGCTCATGAGGACGCTTGCGTGGATCGAACGGCATCCTGGCGTGCTTTCGGCAGGATTCGTCCCTCTTGGCTACACGAAGCACCAGCGCCGCTTCTCCTCGTCGTTTTCAGACGATCCCGATGCGGCTGCTGCAGTCATCGAGCTCATCCGCGAGTTCCAGGAGGATTCCGGCGTCGAGCGCCGCAACCCGCGTCTGCAGATCGCAGACGAGTTCTATATCGATGCGGGATACGATTTTCCGCCTGCCTTCATGTATGCGGGCTACCCTCAGTTCCAGGACGGCATCGGCATGATGCGTTCCTTCATCGACGAGTGGGACGAGAACGCCGAGCATATTGCGCAGCTCGCAAAGTTGCTTGATGAGGCACGTCCTGCATATATCGTCTGCGGTACGGCGTTTGGTCGAGTGCTTCAGGGACTCATCGATGCATCACCGCTTGTCGGCAAGCTCGAGATACTGCCTGTCGAAAACGAGTTCTTTGGCGGAAACGTCGATGTGACCTGCCTCATTACCGGAAGCGATCTAATCCCGGCGTTGCGCGCGGCGCACCCCGAGGGCATCGTCCTCGTAGCACGCGAGATGTTCAACCAGGATTTCACCTTGCTCGACGACGTCACGCTTGCCGAGGTCGAAGCGGCAAGTGACGCGACCGTGCGTCTGTGCACCTACACGCCTGTGGATATCATCGACGCGTTGATGCGGTAA
- the der gene encoding ribosome biogenesis GTPase Der: protein MSLPLVAVVGRPNVGKSTLINRITQTEDAIVHEMRGVTRDRSYHRADWNGLDFMIIDTGGIALGDTDMFQGSITSQALVACEESDCIIFVVDGRTGVTSEDTDIARVLLKSKVPVVLAVNKLDNPDREDEVLWEFYSLGLGDPMPISASHGHGTGDLLDAVVRELPEDAGDDETDDEISVAIIGRPNAGKSSLTNRLVGGERSIVSDVAGTTRDAIDSVVEHDGVRYRIVDTAGIRRKSQIDEDVEYYGYVRSLRAIDRADVVLLMIDATLGLTDADQKVAGMAAERGCAMVVLINKWDLIEDPDRRDEIRELVGDRLEFVGYAPVISISAKTGRSVHRIWDAINTVYDNYSCHIPTNQLNALLTQLRDFGHTIVKGSKRLRLNYVTQAATQPPVFTFFANFPEIIDDTYRRYLENRLRENFDLVGTPIRIKFKRKN from the coding sequence ATGAGTCTCCCGCTCGTTGCCGTGGTCGGTCGTCCGAATGTCGGAAAGTCCACGCTCATCAATCGTATAACGCAAACGGAAGATGCCATCGTGCACGAGATGCGCGGCGTAACGCGTGATCGTTCGTACCATCGAGCGGACTGGAATGGCCTCGACTTCATGATCATCGACACCGGTGGCATCGCCCTCGGGGACACCGATATGTTTCAGGGCTCCATCACGAGCCAGGCGCTCGTTGCCTGCGAGGAGTCCGATTGCATCATTTTCGTCGTCGATGGTAGAACGGGCGTCACGAGCGAGGATACCGATATCGCGCGCGTGTTGCTCAAGAGCAAAGTTCCCGTCGTGCTTGCCGTCAACAAGCTTGACAATCCCGATCGCGAGGACGAAGTGCTCTGGGAGTTCTACTCGCTTGGACTGGGCGATCCCATGCCCATTTCCGCCTCGCATGGCCATGGCACGGGTGATCTGCTTGATGCTGTCGTACGCGAGCTTCCCGAGGATGCAGGTGATGACGAGACGGATGACGAGATTAGCGTCGCGATCATCGGGCGCCCCAATGCGGGCAAGTCATCGCTTACCAATCGCCTCGTCGGCGGCGAGCGCTCCATCGTGAGTGATGTCGCTGGCACGACACGCGATGCGATCGATAGCGTCGTCGAGCATGATGGCGTGCGCTATCGCATCGTGGATACGGCGGGTATTCGCCGCAAATCCCAAATCGACGAGGACGTCGAGTACTATGGGTACGTACGATCGCTGCGTGCCATCGATCGTGCCGACGTCGTGCTTCTCATGATCGATGCCACGCTTGGCCTGACCGATGCCGACCAGAAGGTCGCGGGCATGGCTGCCGAGCGTGGTTGCGCCATGGTCGTGCTCATCAACAAGTGGGACCTCATCGAGGACCCCGATCGCCGCGACGAGATTCGAGAGCTCGTGGGCGATCGTCTCGAGTTCGTCGGGTATGCTCCCGTCATCTCCATCTCGGCCAAGACGGGTCGTTCGGTGCACCGCATCTGGGATGCCATCAACACCGTCTACGATAATTACTCCTGTCACATTCCCACCAACCAGCTCAACGCGCTGCTCACCCAGCTGCGCGACTTCGGCCATACCATCGTGAAGGGCAGCAAGCGCCTGCGCCTCAATTACGTGACGCAGGCCGCGACTCAGCCACCCGTCTTCACGTTTTTCGCGAATTTTCCGGAAATCATCGATGACACGTACCGTCGCTATCTCGAGAACCGTCTGCGCGAGAACTTCGACCTTGTCGGTACACCCATTCGCATCAAGTTCAAGAGGAAGAACTAA
- the plsY gene encoding glycerol-3-phosphate 1-O-acyltransferase PlsY, producing the protein MSPVILLDFVLVAAVSFLIGSVPFGVLIGKALYHSDPRSGGSRSIGATNMSRLYGWKAFVITFLADASKGALAVVFARIVTGFMPFDAAWQFDLLIVLAVLFSIVGHVFCPWLGFKGGKGISTGFGSILVAYPFVALCLLATFLVIAGISKRISAGSICAAISLPIWSFVFYGNNVPLLVVSVIIAIAVVFAHRSNIQRMINGEEPKFSFKPTGEKTAVNEEELEEELEEEL; encoded by the coding sequence ATGTCTCCTGTCATCCTGCTCGATTTCGTCCTCGTTGCCGCCGTCTCCTTCCTGATAGGCAGCGTTCCCTTTGGCGTGCTCATCGGCAAGGCGCTCTACCATTCCGACCCGCGTTCGGGTGGATCGAGGTCCATCGGGGCGACGAACATGAGTCGACTCTACGGTTGGAAGGCCTTCGTCATCACCTTCTTGGCCGATGCGAGCAAGGGAGCGCTCGCCGTCGTGTTCGCGCGCATTGTCACCGGCTTCATGCCCTTTGATGCGGCCTGGCAGTTCGACCTACTCATCGTGCTCGCCGTCCTTTTCTCCATCGTCGGCCATGTCTTCTGTCCGTGGCTTGGCTTCAAGGGCGGCAAGGGCATTTCCACGGGTTTTGGCTCGATACTCGTGGCGTACCCCTTCGTTGCGTTGTGCCTGCTCGCCACTTTCCTCGTCATTGCGGGAATCAGTAAACGGATTTCGGCGGGTTCCATTTGCGCGGCCATCAGCCTTCCCATTTGGTCATTTGTTTTCTATGGGAATAACGTCCCGTTACTGGTCGTCAGCGTCATCATTGCCATCGCCGTCGTCTTCGCGCACCGCAGCAATATCCAGCGCATGATAAACGGCGAGGAGCCCAAGTTCTCCTTCAAGCCCACCGGCGAGAAGACCGCCGTGAACGAAGAAGAGCTGGAAGAAGAACTCGAGGAAGAGCTGTGA
- a CDS encoding NAD(P)-dependent glycerol-3-phosphate dehydrogenase has product MGNVAVIGSGTWGTAIAHLIAGKNVAVRMWTRCADVADAINATHRNPRHLPDVELTGVTASASFEESLRGVDAAIFVCPSSYLRSIASSCAPFIASDLPVIVLTKGIEAQTGFTMVELLEDVLGNPSRIACLSGPNHAEEVSRGLPAATVVASSDKACSLYFQNLFNTSTFRVYTTSDVTGVELCAASKNVIAIANGMSVAMQLGDNASASLMTRGLAEVTRLVVALGGDARTCLGLAGVGDLIATCSSEHSRNRALGAFLVGGGTLAAFEEKMQMVAEGAVACKTVTELARQHDVEMPIAEAVRQVLWEGRDPHEIIETLFERPVKAEQE; this is encoded by the coding sequence ATGGGCAACGTCGCAGTTATCGGCTCGGGCACGTGGGGAACGGCCATCGCTCACCTCATTGCTGGCAAGAACGTCGCGGTGAGGATGTGGACGCGTTGCGCCGATGTGGCCGATGCCATCAATGCGACCCATCGCAATCCGCGTCATCTGCCTGACGTCGAGCTTACTGGCGTGACAGCGAGCGCTTCGTTCGAGGAGTCGCTTCGCGGCGTCGATGCCGCCATCTTCGTCTGTCCCTCGTCGTACCTGCGCTCCATCGCCTCGTCATGCGCGCCCTTTATCGCCTCCGATCTGCCCGTCATCGTCTTGACGAAGGGCATCGAGGCGCAGACTGGCTTCACGATGGTCGAGCTTCTCGAAGACGTGCTCGGCAATCCGTCGCGCATCGCCTGCCTCTCCGGCCCCAACCATGCAGAGGAAGTCTCGCGCGGCCTGCCGGCTGCCACGGTAGTCGCCTCATCTGACAAGGCATGTTCCCTCTACTTTCAGAACCTCTTCAATACCTCGACGTTTCGCGTGTACACCACCTCCGATGTGACGGGTGTGGAGCTCTGCGCCGCCTCGAAGAACGTCATCGCCATCGCCAACGGCATGAGCGTGGCCATGCAACTGGGCGATAACGCGTCGGCATCTCTCATGACGCGTGGCCTTGCCGAGGTAACGCGTCTTGTCGTCGCGCTTGGTGGCGATGCGCGTACCTGTTTGGGCCTTGCCGGCGTGGGCGACCTTATCGCGACCTGCTCTTCGGAGCATTCCCGCAATCGTGCGCTCGGCGCCTTCCTCGTTGGGGGAGGCACGCTTGCGGCTTTCGAGGAGAAGATGCAGATGGTGGCCGAGGGTGCCGTCGCCTGCAAAACCGTGACCGAGCTCGCGCGCCAGCATGATGTCGAGATGCCCATTGCCGAGGCCGTGCGACAAGTGCTTTGGGAAGGACGCGACCCGCATGAGATAATCGAGACGCTCTTCGAGCGCCCCGTGAAGGCCGAACAGGAATGA
- the rpe gene encoding ribulose-phosphate 3-epimerase, with amino-acid sequence MFTDIQIAPSILSADFANLERDVRMISAAGADWIHVDVMDGHFVPNLTIGPAHVKMLKRVTDVPLDVHLMIDNPEVQVPWYIEAGADSVTVHVEVCDDAASMLRTIRDAGVKVGISLNPETDVSALEGLLGLVDLVLVMSVHPGFGGQSFIESSPAKIAAIVEMCKAEGAAPLIEVDGGIGVATAPLVRAAGADVLVAGSAIFCADDPAAALRGVRDACR; translated from the coding sequence ATGTTCACGGACATCCAAATTGCCCCGTCCATACTGAGCGCCGATTTCGCTAATCTCGAACGCGACGTGCGCATGATTTCTGCGGCAGGAGCCGACTGGATACACGTCGACGTGATGGATGGCCACTTCGTTCCCAATCTCACCATTGGCCCCGCACATGTCAAGATGCTCAAGCGCGTGACTGACGTGCCGCTTGACGTGCATCTGATGATCGACAACCCCGAGGTACAGGTGCCCTGGTACATCGAGGCGGGTGCCGATTCCGTAACCGTTCATGTCGAGGTTTGCGACGATGCCGCATCCATGCTTCGCACCATTAGGGATGCCGGCGTGAAGGTGGGCATCTCGCTCAACCCCGAGACGGATGTATCTGCGCTCGAGGGCCTGCTCGGGCTCGTTGACCTGGTGCTCGTGATGAGCGTGCATCCCGGTTTTGGTGGCCAGTCCTTCATCGAGAGCTCGCCTGCCAAGATCGCGGCAATTGTCGAGATGTGCAAGGCTGAAGGCGCAGCGCCGCTCATTGAGGTCGATGGAGGCATCGGCGTGGCGACGGCGCCGCTCGTACGTGCCGCCGGCGCTGACGTGCTCGTGGCGGGAAGCGCCATCTTCTGTGCGGATGACCCGGCAGCGGCATTGAGAGGCGTCCGCGATGCCTGCCGCTAG
- a CDS encoding cysteine desulfurase, with the protein MPAASAHRVYLDYAATAPFDERLYPVLHDASWANANALYTEGREAATQLRDARARIARALGAHAPSEVIFTSGGSEADNMAIKGLAKPVAGAAHTHVIVSAIEHHAVLHAADALKSAGYKVDRLMPGSDGIIVPEALERQLAAIEDAGDACCLVCVQAVNNELGTIQPIEELALITHEHGALFACDAVQALGKIALDLEASGVDACAFSAHKIGAPKGVGALYLRRGTRIAALIHGGGQEAGLRSGTSNVPGARAFAQAVEYAIAEREQTWSHVLALRTRLLDAISRAGYAHDLRVTLKDDADVVPHILSLYVKGLEGETAVLRCDNAGFAISSGSACSTSSLDPSHVLAAIGLSRDDALGGIRLSFGRNTSVEDIDRFIEILPEVLR; encoded by the coding sequence ATGCCTGCCGCTAGCGCCCATCGCGTCTATCTTGACTACGCCGCGACCGCTCCCTTCGACGAGCGCCTGTATCCCGTGCTGCATGATGCTAGCTGGGCAAACGCCAACGCACTCTATACCGAGGGTCGCGAAGCGGCTACGCAGCTGCGTGATGCGCGCGCCCGCATAGCCCGTGCGCTTGGAGCGCATGCACCCTCCGAGGTCATCTTCACTTCGGGTGGCTCCGAAGCTGACAACATGGCCATCAAGGGGCTTGCAAAACCCGTTGCAGGAGCTGCACATACGCATGTCATCGTCTCGGCAATCGAGCATCATGCGGTTCTGCATGCTGCCGATGCGCTCAAATCCGCTGGCTACAAGGTCGATAGGCTCATGCCGGGTTCTGATGGCATCATCGTCCCCGAAGCACTCGAGCGCCAGCTTGCCGCAATCGAAGATGCAGGGGATGCCTGCTGCCTCGTCTGCGTGCAGGCGGTCAATAACGAGCTTGGCACGATTCAGCCCATCGAAGAGCTCGCGCTCATCACACACGAGCATGGCGCCCTATTCGCATGCGATGCCGTGCAGGCACTTGGCAAGATCGCCCTCGATCTCGAGGCAAGCGGCGTTGATGCCTGCGCGTTTTCCGCTCACAAGATTGGCGCGCCCAAGGGCGTCGGGGCGCTCTACCTGCGACGCGGCACGCGTATCGCGGCGCTCATTCACGGGGGCGGTCAGGAGGCCGGCCTGCGCAGCGGCACCTCCAACGTGCCCGGTGCCCGTGCCTTCGCCCAGGCAGTCGAATACGCCATCGCCGAGCGCGAGCAGACCTGGAGCCATGTATTAGCGCTACGCACGCGCCTGCTCGATGCCATATCCCGCGCGGGTTATGCGCACGATTTGCGCGTCACGCTCAAGGACGATGCGGATGTCGTTCCGCACATCCTCTCCCTGTACGTGAAGGGCCTCGAAGGCGAGACGGCCGTGCTGCGCTGCGACAATGCTGGTTTCGCGATCTCGTCCGGATCGGCATGCTCAACGTCCTCACTTGATCCGAGTCATGTGCTCGCGGCCATCGGGCTTTCCCGCGATGACGCCCTCGGTGGCATTCGCCTGTCCTTCGGCAGGAACACGAGCGTCGAGGACATCGATCGCTTTATCGAGATCCTTCCGGAGGTGCTGCGATGA
- a CDS encoding histidinol-phosphatase codes for MNERIDCHSHSAYSGHGSGSVADMVLRAEELGLSTFAQTEHLVLPEGMDPDFETSMSPQTMERYLAELHEQRERLREKGSALELVIGIEADWLPGRTDELVELCKPFEYVLGSVHFIDMRPIDDSRDLSVWDDYGVDGLWRAYFESWLDMAAHPGPIMCFAHPDLPKKYGWHPGFDAREYNYEMAQAAARSGRMVEVNTAGLRKDAHEMYPALEMLRSFHDAGVECTIGSDAHAPKDVAANFDDAVGLMRQAGYGKLTVPTPDGDRRHIVIED; via the coding sequence ATGAACGAACGCATAGACTGCCACTCGCATTCGGCTTACTCCGGCCATGGCTCGGGCTCAGTTGCCGACATGGTTCTTCGTGCCGAAGAGCTCGGGCTCTCGACCTTCGCGCAGACCGAGCACCTCGTCCTTCCCGAAGGCATGGACCCGGATTTCGAGACCTCCATGTCGCCGCAGACGATGGAGCGCTATCTTGCCGAACTGCACGAGCAGCGTGAACGGTTGCGCGAGAAGGGGAGTGCCCTCGAGCTCGTGATCGGCATCGAGGCAGATTGGCTACCCGGACGCACCGATGAACTCGTCGAGCTCTGCAAGCCATTCGAATACGTGCTCGGCTCGGTGCACTTCATAGACATGCGTCCCATCGATGACTCGCGCGACCTGAGCGTATGGGACGATTATGGCGTCGATGGCCTTTGGCGGGCCTATTTCGAGTCCTGGCTCGACATGGCGGCACACCCCGGCCCCATCATGTGCTTTGCGCATCCCGACCTGCCGAAGAAGTACGGCTGGCATCCGGGTTTCGACGCGAGGGAGTACAATTACGAGATGGCACAGGCGGCAGCGCGTTCGGGCCGCATGGTCGAGGTGAACACCGCCGGTCTGCGCAAGGACGCGCACGAGATGTATCCCGCGCTCGAAATGCTCCGCTCCTTTCACGATGCGGGCGTCGAGTGCACGATCGGCAGCGACGCCCATGCGCCTAAGGACGTCGCGGCGAACTTCGACGATGCCGTCGGACTCATGCGCCAGGCAGGGTATGGGAAACTCACCGTGCCGACGCCCGATGGCGATCGGCGTCATATCGTGATCGAAGACTAG
- a CDS encoding Nif3-like dinuclear metal center hexameric protein encodes MTAPKTIGELENGLFAAFPREDAECWDQPGLAVGNRERAVGKIAVALDMSDANVIAASDAGCDVLVTHHPAFIKEGPAEFGPESQPSAPGPGRMVYEAIERGVATIAMHTNADRAIATRERFAAIMGCSCLGNCETVLDPRLCAQDKGFGALLVPDWDTNPTLGVIAELAARNFDCHPRVWGDPERQINRIAFLNGSWSDSELYERCIAAGIDCMIVGETRYHLCVDAQPYLSVVELGHDCSELPIVDVLIDALLACGIVRDDIVDLRGSHRNWWTA; translated from the coding sequence ATGACGGCTCCGAAGACGATAGGCGAACTCGAGAACGGGCTCTTCGCGGCCTTTCCGCGCGAGGATGCGGAATGCTGGGACCAGCCGGGCCTGGCCGTGGGCAACCGCGAACGTGCCGTAGGCAAGATTGCCGTCGCGCTCGACATGAGCGACGCGAACGTCATCGCGGCATCCGACGCTGGGTGCGACGTCCTCGTGACGCATCATCCCGCCTTCATCAAGGAAGGACCCGCCGAGTTCGGCCCCGAGTCACAGCCGAGCGCGCCTGGTCCCGGGCGCATGGTCTACGAGGCGATCGAGCGGGGCGTGGCGACGATTGCCATGCACACCAACGCCGATCGCGCGATAGCGACGCGCGAGCGCTTCGCGGCCATTATGGGCTGCTCGTGTCTGGGTAACTGCGAAACGGTCCTTGATCCGCGCTTGTGCGCGCAGGACAAGGGCTTTGGCGCCCTCCTCGTTCCGGATTGGGACACGAATCCGACGCTTGGCGTTATCGCCGAGCTTGCGGCGCGCAACTTCGATTGCCATCCGCGCGTCTGGGGTGACCCGGAGCGCCAAATCAATCGCATTGCCTTCTTGAATGGCTCCTGGAGTGATTCCGAGCTCTACGAACGATGCATCGCTGCTGGTATCGACTGCATGATTGTCGGAGAGACGCGTTATCATCTGTGCGTTGACGCGCAACCCTATCTCTCGGTTGTCGAACTTGGCCACGATTGCTCGGAGCTTCCCATTGTTGATGTGCTCATCGACGCTTTGCTTGCATGTGGCATAGTCCGAGACGATATCGTTGATCTGCGAGGGTCTCACCGTAATTGGTGGACGGCGTGA
- a CDS encoding C4-type zinc ribbon domain-containing protein, which produces MSDSKVLLDLQDCDTQIMRSKRELDELPELKAIMDCRAKRKEIKGKQDQVVELLDEVEGKLAKLQAEEERVIAKIKALQEKLDTNADYRATASITRDMEGQVKRQKNIVIEQDELLERQIKVDNLAEQVAQALAKTDHAEAHHTESFKQKGGAIKARIGELETKRAELIAQLDPAMAQRYEALRAEKNGVAVSRLEDDHCTACRSTILDGMLAKLRKGDEIAECPNCHRMMVVSQGEGDAS; this is translated from the coding sequence ATGTCCGATAGCAAGGTGCTTCTCGATTTGCAGGACTGCGATACGCAGATCATGCGTTCCAAGCGAGAGCTGGACGAGCTACCCGAGCTCAAGGCGATCATGGATTGCCGCGCAAAGCGCAAGGAAATCAAGGGCAAGCAAGACCAGGTCGTGGAACTTCTCGACGAGGTCGAGGGCAAGCTTGCCAAACTCCAGGCCGAGGAGGAACGCGTCATCGCCAAGATCAAGGCCCTGCAGGAAAAGCTCGACACGAACGCAGATTACCGTGCCACCGCATCCATCACACGCGATATGGAGGGCCAGGTCAAGCGTCAGAAGAACATCGTCATCGAACAAGACGAGTTGCTCGAGCGCCAGATAAAGGTCGATAACCTTGCCGAGCAGGTGGCTCAGGCCCTTGCCAAGACCGATCACGCCGAGGCGCATCATACCGAGAGCTTCAAGCAGAAGGGTGGCGCGATCAAGGCGCGTATCGGCGAGCTCGAGACCAAACGCGCTGAGCTCATCGCCCAGCTCGACCCGGCCATGGCGCAACGCTATGAGGCATTGCGTGCCGAGAAGAACGGCGTCGCCGTCTCCCGTCTCGAAGACGACCATTGCACGGCATGTCGATCGACCATCCTCGATGGTATGCTCGCCAAGTTGCGCAAGGGCGACGAGATCGCCGAATGTCCCAATTGCCATCGCATGATGGTCGTCTCGCAAGGGGAGGGGGATGCCTCGTGA
- the coaBC gene encoding bifunctional phosphopantothenoylcysteine decarboxylase/phosphopantothenate--cysteine ligase CoaBC, whose protein sequence is MILLGVTGCIAAYKSCEILRLLQKAGQDAKVVMTEHATEFVGPTTFRALSGHEVAVGLFDEPGDPIHHVSLAKEPDVFLVAPATANVIAKIARGVADELLTTTALATKAPLVIAPAMNVEMWRDAATQENIATLEARGCTIVYPDSGYLACGDVGAGRLAEPEAIVQATLDVLARSRDMEGMHVLVTAGPTQEPLDPVRYISNGSSGKSGYAIAAEARDRGAQVTLVSGPVALTAPEGVEVIPVRTADEMLDACWSPFAHADIAVFVAAVSDWKPEAVREQKIKHDGEDLLVRFVPNPDIAATLAADKGATKVVTYAAETCDVLENAKRKLAAKNADLVVANDVSGELGMGSADNRVWFVSADGTDELPVLPKRLIARTLFDRLLNRP, encoded by the coding sequence GTGATTTTGCTGGGCGTCACGGGCTGCATCGCGGCCTACAAGTCGTGCGAGATATTGAGGCTGCTTCAAAAGGCCGGTCAAGATGCCAAGGTCGTCATGACCGAGCATGCCACCGAGTTCGTGGGCCCTACCACCTTTCGGGCGCTCTCGGGCCATGAGGTTGCCGTCGGGCTCTTCGACGAGCCGGGTGATCCCATCCATCACGTCTCCCTTGCCAAGGAGCCTGACGTATTTCTTGTCGCGCCTGCCACGGCGAACGTCATTGCGAAGATTGCGCGAGGAGTTGCCGATGAACTGCTTACCACGACGGCACTTGCCACGAAGGCGCCACTTGTCATAGCGCCTGCCATGAATGTCGAGATGTGGCGCGATGCTGCCACGCAGGAAAACATTGCCACGCTCGAGGCACGCGGTTGCACCATCGTGTATCCCGATAGCGGCTACCTTGCCTGCGGAGATGTCGGAGCGGGACGTCTGGCCGAGCCGGAAGCCATCGTGCAGGCAACGCTCGACGTGCTTGCGCGCTCGCGTGACATGGAGGGCATGCACGTTCTCGTAACGGCAGGCCCCACCCAAGAACCGCTCGATCCCGTACGCTATATCAGCAACGGAAGCAGCGGCAAATCCGGTTATGCCATCGCGGCGGAGGCACGAGACCGGGGAGCGCAGGTCACGCTCGTTTCTGGCCCTGTCGCGCTTACCGCTCCCGAGGGCGTCGAAGTCATCCCCGTGCGCACGGCTGACGAGATGCTTGATGCGTGCTGGAGTCCTTTCGCCCATGCCGATATCGCCGTCTTCGTCGCGGCCGTCTCGGATTGGAAACCAGAGGCGGTTCGGGAGCAGAAAATCAAGCACGATGGGGAGGACCTGCTGGTCAGGTTCGTTCCCAACCCCGATATCGCGGCGACGCTTGCGGCAGACAAGGGCGCTACCAAGGTCGTGACCTACGCAGCAGAGACGTGTGACGTGCTCGAGAACGCCAAGAGGAAGCTTGCCGCGAAGAACGCCGACCTCGTCGTCGCCAATGACGTCTCTGGCGAGCTCGGCATGGGCTCTGCCGACAACCGCGTTTGGTTCGTGAGTGCCGATGGTACAGACGAGCTTCCCGTGCTCCCCAAGCGCCTTATCGCCCGCACGCTCTTCGACCGGTTGCTCAATCGTCCGTAG